A genomic stretch from Solanum stenotomum isolate F172 chromosome 8, ASM1918654v1, whole genome shotgun sequence includes:
- the LOC125874779 gene encoding U-box domain-containing protein 35-like, whose translation MPSTIQGDEGMNPIVVAIDKDKHSSSAVKWAVDHFVISNPALVLVHVRMKNSPNQVGGNGAGQSSNRGLSDQDGHKVFIPFRAYSARKGIAVKEVIIEDISVSKGLLDYINNYHITNVVVGASSRSAFSRKFWTHDVPTIVNKAAPDYCTVYVISKGKQQSVRPAAKPLASSSARLPSSQPWSAARLSNYSEPEDISRSAYKNSFGPDMMPKSGTSNASIDSLDFYSRDPKNSYTGRSSPSDDTALFAPLSRGSVDVTTQNLDFTQVSVNDNSSSSSTWESEMSRLKLELKQTMDMYNSACKDAVSANQTAKELHQWKVEEGSRFKQSRISEEAALAMAEMEKAKGRAAVEAAQKSQRLAEIEAKRRRYAELKARRETEEKNLAINDLSRNEICYRKYTIEEIEITTKSFSNSEKIGEGGYGPVYKGRLDHTPVAIKVLRSDAAQGMQQFKQEVQVLGLMRHPNMVLLLGACPEYGCLVYEFMNNGSLEDRLFRKGNTPPIPWEIRFKIAAEIATGLLFLHQAKPEPLVHRDLKPGNILLDSNYACKISDVGLARLVPPSVADCVTQYHMTSAAGTFCYIDPEYQQTGKLGTKSDIYSLGVMLLQIITARPPMGLTHHVERAIENGTFADILDPTVPNWPLEEALNYAKLSLKCAELRKKDRPDLGSVILPELSRLKELGMSSLNTA comes from the exons ATGCCTTCAACGATTCAAGGCGATGAGGGTATGAACCCCATTGTTGTGGCAATTGATAAAGACAAGCACAGCTCTTCTGCTGTCAAATGGGCGGTTGATCATTTCGTCATAAGCAATCCAGCCCTTGTTTTAGTACATGTTAGGATGAAGAACTCACCAAATC AGGTTGGTGGTAACGGTGCTGGTCAAAGTTCAAATCGTGGATTAAGTGATCAAGATGGTCATAAGGTGTTTATACCTTTCAGGGCTTACTCTGCACGTAAAGGG ATAGCAGTGAAAGAGGTTATTATTGAGGATATTTCAGTGTCTAAGGGACTTCTAGACTATATCAACAACTATCATATCACCAACGTCGTTGTTGGTGCATCATCAAGAAGTGCTTTTTCCAG GAAATTTTGGACTCATGATGTTCCAACTATCGTAAACAAGGCTGCACCCGATTATTGTACTGTATACGTGATTTCAAAAGGCAAGCAACAATCCGTCAGACCAGCAGCTAAACCTCTTGCTAGTTCTTCAGCAAGGCTACCATCTTCCCAACCATGGTCAGCAGCTAGGCTAAGTAATTACTCTGAACCAGAAGATATATCCAGATCAGCATATAAAAATAGTTTTGGACCTGACATGATGCCTAAAAGTGGAACATCTAATGCATCAATCGACAGTCTTGATTTTTATTCTAGAGACCCAAAGAATTCATATACTGGCCGCAGTTCTCCCTCCGATGATACTGCTCTATTTGCACCTCTTAGCCGTGGATCAGTCgatgtcacaacccaaaatCTTGACTTCACTCAAGTTTCAGTAAACGACAATTCTAGCTCCTCGTCTACG TGGGAGTCTGAGATGAGCAGATTAAAGCTAGAGCTAAAGCAAACCATGGATATGTACAACTCAGCTTGCAAAGACGCTGTCTCCGCAAACCAAACG GCTAAAGAGCTTCATCAATGGAAAGTGGAAGAAGGTAGTAGGTTCAAACAGTCTCGTATTTCTGAAGAGGCAGCTCTCGCTATGGCTGAGATGGAAAAAGCTAAAGGCAGAGCTGCTGTTGAAGCTGCTCAAAAATCACAAAGGTTGGCTGAAATAGAAGCAAAAAGAAGAAGGTATGCGGAATTGAAAGCCAGGCGAGAGACAGAAGAAAAGAATCTAGCAATAAATGATCTATCTCGAAATGAAATCTGCTATAGGAAATATACGATAGAAGAGATTGAGATAACCACCAAAAGTTTCTCAAATTCCGAGAAGATCGGTGAAGGTGGATATGGCCCTGTTTACAAAGGGAGACTTGATCACACTCCTGTTGCCATTAAAGTTTTGAGATCCGATGCTGCACAAGGGATGCAACAGTTCAAGCAAGAG GTTCAGGTCCTTGGTCTCATGAGGCACCCAAATATGGTGCTACTCTTAGGAGCATGTCCCGAGTACGGATGTTTAGTGTATGAATTCATGAATAATGGTAGCCTGGAAGATCGCCTGTTCCGTAAAGGTAACACCCCTCCAATCCCATGGGAAATACGGTTCAAAATAGCTGCTGAAATAGCTACAGGGCTTTTATTCCTTCACCAAGCAAAGCCAGAACCTCTTGTCCATCGTGACCTTAAACCAGGAAACATTCTTTTAGACAGCAATTATGCCTGCAAAATTAGTGATGTTGGGTTGGCTAGGTTAGTTCCACCATCTGTAGCTGATTGTGTTACACAATATCACATGACTTCAGCTGCAGGAACTTTTTGTTACATTGATCCCGAATATCAACAGACAGGAAAGTTAGGGACTAAATCGGATATATATTCACTTGGTGTAATGTTGCTCCAAATTATAACTGCAAGGCCCCCAATGGGTTTAACTCATCACGTGGAGAGGGCCATTGAGAACGGAACATTTGCAGATATACTAGATCCAACAGTGCCAAACTGGCCGTTGGAAGAGGCTCTTAACTATGCAAAATTGTCACTCAAGTGTGCTGAGTTGCGGAAGAAAGATCGACCTGATCTTGGTTCGGTGATATTGCCCGAGCTTAGTAGGCTAAAAGAACTTGGAATGAGCAGTCTTAACACtgcttga